DNA from Alnus glutinosa chromosome 2, dhAlnGlut1.1, whole genome shotgun sequence:
CAAGCTCGACCCCAGCGGCAGAGCTGAACGTGGAGGAGCAAAACCTGTTGTTTGTGGCCCATCATGGTGCATAATGTCGTCGTGGCATGCGGCGTGGCGCATCGTGTCATTGATTGAGCAAAAGGAGGAGGGGTAGCGTCTCCCCCATCGTAATCCTGAAGTTGCCACTCACATGTACGACAAGGCCAAGTCCAACCTCCGCGGGAGAAGAAAACCCAGAAACGAACGCGCGCAAAGAACACatgcagagaagaagaagaaagaatcttaaagagagagagagagagagagagagagaggaggaaaaacaatataatattgATACATCTGTAAACAGTGTCACCCCATGTGGCGTGACACTATTCACAAATAGAGCTTCGATCTACTCTGGTGTTAAGATACATAATTAAATAGAGTTATATTTTTATgagtttattatttattgagaTATGATCTATACACAAAAGCCtcacaactctcacacaacaGTCCTACGTGGCAagcatattttattgttttttttgtgttttggttccTGCGGCTAGAAGAAAACATGCGAGAGagggaaaatcaaaatttcccTCAACCGAGCCACTGCccagtccctctctctctcaaatttctctccGTGCAGATCCCGTCGCCGGCAGATCCTCTCCAGCTCCGGCAGATCCTCTCCACAAATCTCGTCGCCGGCAGATCCTCTCCACAAATCTCGTCGCCGGCAGATCCTCTCCACAGATCCGTCGTCCGGCGTTCCCGCTCCGGCAgatccagctctctctctctccggtgCCCGCTCCCCCAGATTCGGTCTCCAGCTTGTGTGCAATGGAAAAACGACCCATAGGATTGAAGAAGTAGAATATTATTCTCTTACCcagcttcttcttctacttctccagctctctctctctctctccggcgggCTCCCTCTCTTCGCCGTTCTCTCTCGGCGTCCTCTGTCGTCCGGCAGATCTCATCCCAGTCCAGCTCTGTCTCCGGCAGATCTTCTCTCCGGCgggcaggtattttttttttttttttcttttttgctgctacattctgtttgaaattttgatttggggtttttttgttctttttttgttttggctgcTACGTGAACTATGGTTTTGCAGCTTTGTTGTTTTGCTTTGCATTTtgctttattataatttttgggttgtttttccaTTGCACACAAGGTGCTTGATAAAATGCTCCACTGAGCTGGCTAGTAGATTTCAGACATGTTGTAGATTTTCGTGGATTTGGACTAATTTACTGGCTAgtagatttgtttgtttgtaaaatGGAAGGAAGAAAGGCCTTTGCTCGACATCATTTGAGCAATGATGGCAGAAATTTTGTCTTAAACAACATCATTGCCTTCCCTATGATGAATATTGAAAATTCTCATTCCCAATCCCTTAGCACTTGTTGACTGAGATGCCATATTTTGAAAGTGTTTGGCCCATGTTGAATAATATGTGGATAACACTTTTTTGGTGCTAAATAAAATGTGGATAATGTTGGTTactatgatttttattttttgtagatttGAAATGTTtgtgttaatgtgttttttagATCGGTTTGTGTTTGGATAAGGCTATGCTGGTGGAATAGGAGTTATATTTTGGATGGTATTCGATCTCCCTTCACATGTAGAGTGTATTTTGAGGTcccagtatatatatatgagcttgTAATTTATGGTCATCTACTGTTTGTTCTTGTGGTTTAGTTCATTTTTATATCCCATAATCATTGTGTTGTAGATTTTACTCCTTCTGTTGTGCTTCATTACTATAGTTTACCATCCCCTAAACTAAAAATAGGCTAGGTGTTTTAGAATGATTTCAATTGCCTTCTAGAAGAATATGTTTATGGGTTTTAACATGTTTTGATGCCTGTACTTCTCTGATGCAGTGTGTTGAAGTGATATTGGTGCTCTGCCTACTTGACATTTTTCAACATAATATACTTTGGTGTGTGATTCCCATAGGTCCAATAATAGGATTTTTTACTGAGCAACTGGTATTTCAATTGCTCGTGGATATAATTATACTACTATGCTAAAATGACCCCAAATActattttcttgattttctccTACATTTTTCATACACCTCTCTCCCACATCATCCTACATGGCGTCATTATGTCATTTTAATCTATCACTAAAGTtggttgattaaaaaaaattgaatgtgTTATTTCTACGTCACTTTGGTTTACACCAAGTCTACACCTCTTCTATGCATGTCGGTCTCACATGTATGGGTCTCACACCCTATGTGTTTTGATATAGAGTTGATATACGctaatgtgatgtaaaaaaatgttacccaaaaaaaaatgaaaaaataaagccGCGTAGGATGAGGTGTACTGGATATTTGGATTTAATGCATGCCTGAATTGGTTGATGGGTTTTTTGGATCTATAGTTTGTTGTAGGGGAATTATTATATTTCTTGTATATGTTGCCTCTTTAAAATGGTTGGTGCAGAGTATTGAACATGAACTTGAACATGCCTTAGAGGCTTACATTCACCATACATAAAATTCTCATGTCCAAATTGAATGGTTTGATCTATTTaacatatttatatgtatataattttttttttcttttttggggtagGCCCGAAAAAATGTCGGTAAATAGTGATGCGTCAAGACCCCCTCCGTTATGTTATTGTGGAGTGTGTGCACGTTTAAGGTACTCATGGACTAGTGACAACCCCGGAAGAAAGTGGTATGGCTGTATAAAGTAtaaggtaattttaaaattaattaattgtgacttaattttttgttagtgGTTTATGACATTTATTCGTTTTCACACAGGAAGCTggggattgtgatttttttaagtggGCTGATAACCACATGACTTCTTATGAGAAGAGATTGGAGGAACATATGAGAGACATGGAGGAAGGGAGACGGGCCGATATTGAAAAAGTTGAGAAGATGACAATGACCAATATTGACAGACTTGAGAAGCTGattgaaacaaaacacaatgaacAATATGCTAGACTTCGACTGGAGTTGGGTCTACGTCAAAGTAATAGAAAGATGTTTTGGGTAGCAGTAGTCGTAATCATTTTGGGCCTTATAATTTATCTCAGTGGTTATAGTGGTTCTAAAGTTAGCTACTTAATGTTAGAATGAATTGTTGGAAACAAGAAGGTTGAAAATGATCCTTGTCAAATATTTTACGTTCTATCCAGTTGAACAATAGAAATTCTGAATTTTAGTTATGATGGAAGTTGATCTGTAAAATCAGCACTTGATTAGTCAGAAGAAAAAGTCTTGTAATTTCTCCTTTCTATTCTTCCTTGTCTTGAATTTATTGAGATTTCAAGTCTTGCTTGTCGGTTCCAACTTCTAGTTATAATTAATTTGTCAACTCCCGTATaacttcaacaatttttttaccatccattttttcctttattttttgatttttatagtaattttgatttttggagTGCTTAATTTTTGTCAACCATCATTAATATGGTGGATTCATGCTTGATTAGTACTGTCAGTTTAGTTTGTTCACTGATAAAGGCAGAAAATAGTTTGTTGCAGCAATCTTTTGGTAAATAAAACAATCACTGAAAAACAAAAGGCTAGAAAGGGCAATAGCTCTGTACATAGAAAATGTATAAGATAAAGAATCTGAAagattacaaaaagaaaggaaaatattaCAGAAAATGTCATCagcccaataaaaaaaattcataattaaGAAAGATTTGAACTCAATCATATTGGTGCCTAAACAAAGGTTTCCCCTCAAACTGAGCCTAAACAAATGTAGAAAAGCCGAGAAAGGGTCTACTACTTTTGTGGACATGTCAACATGGGCGTAGACTAGTCTtagcaaataaaaaaagtttataatcTCATGGGCCAAAACCTGGAGAGGAACATTATCAACCCTTGTACAGTGATTGTAAACTGGCAAGACATAAACATGGCAAGACATACAAAGGAAATCACCAACTCAAACTAACATTTTATACCATTTTCTAGATATGCTGTCAACCagcaaaatgaaaaatttagcAATAATGCACTCCATTTTATCCATATCTTTTGATTCTTGTAACCATTCCTTAGCTGCACTCAAACAGAACCTTGAATGTCATCAAGCCACCTTACAAGACAAGCTCCAAACACTCCATACCAATTCTTCCAAATCAGCACATCAGCAACTACCATTATCAAATACCCAAATccacaaaatcaatcaattaatAACTGACTAATTATTAAATCCGAATCATCTATGAacatataatatacataaaactacatatacatgtatttaTAGAATAACATACACCATCCAAAATTCACTTCAACCTCTTTAAGCTAGtacaagaacaacaaaaaaaagtaaaataaaataaaataatggagtCAATCTTCATTACAACTCCATTACATCCAGGAGTCCATCTGAAAGCTAGCTCCATTACAACTCCCACACAAAATATTCATTTCAGCTCTGCAAGAAAACACATACATATTATAAAACAAGACCATTATATTGTTCTGAAGAAAACATAACGAtaaccaaaataataaatcaaatacCATTAACTATCATTTTGGTCTCAAGGTGGAAGTAAACCATTCATCAGAAGACGTATAGTTGACCGCACAGCATCAGTAATTGTGGGCAGGACACTTATATGGTTGAGTGCGGCATAAACTTGATTGAAGATGGGCCGCACATGCATTTCAATTGCCGGATCAGTTGGGATTATGGAATTAAAAACGTGTGTCATCCAAGCAATTATTACGGCTGGGTTGGTATTGATACAATATGGTAAAAACCACAACAATTGAAGCAATACTTCTTGACTCAAAGGGAGAGGATCCATAGTCAAGACCTGAAAATCAGCTTTAATATTCAGacatctaaaatctaaaatgaATGCATTTTAATAACACAATACTATCAAGTGATTTACCTGGGAGCAAATCCAATTCACAATTGACACATCACGCATTTGTAAGGCTGTAGTGAAAGCCTCTTGGTATTTGTGTTGGCTTATCATTATGGACAACAGATTTATGGGGTCAATCGACAAATTCACCTAATGAATGCACGCATGATTCGTTTCTCTTATTGTACGCATATAAATTCCAATCAAGAAACAATgactttaaaaaacacaaattataccTGAGAAAGAATAGAATGATGGTGACCACTGAAGGTGTGAGCAACTGTCGATGACGAAGCGACGGAATCCTgcaaaaacaaacattaaatatcctcgtgaaatatcaaataattatcaaaaatcaaCCAATAAATAAAGAGATATTGGCTAATCACCTGAGTACTATGATCGTGAGTTGCAGAAGGTACAGAAGGCAACGGAGATTGACTAGTGTTGCCTTGATTTTCCGTTGATTTCGAGGCCtacaattaaagaatattttatgCAATGTGGGAAAGCACACATGTTTTTAAGCAAGTAAAATGTGGacatcaataataaaaaaaataaagaaatcactAACTTGATTTTTTCGTTTCTTCGTTTTAGCATTGTTGTCTCTTGGTGGCTTGCTTGATACATTGGATTTCTTTACCACTGTTTCTATAACAGCCACCTTTCTCTTTGTTCGTGGCCTCCCTTTACAAGTAACCTTATGAGGACTAAGCACCTTTTGACAACCAGAAGATGTGATAGTAGCTGGAATGCCAGAAGCTTGATTTTCGCAACGCCACAACTCCTttatttgatcaatttttttcattagttcCATGCAACGTTCCTCCGTGTTTTCTGATGCGAGCGACAGTAATTCCTCAAAATTGTTTCTCACCTTGTCATATATTTGAGCATGTGGATTATCACCAATGGCATCATAACTACTCTTAACCTTCGAGTACTCTCGCTTAATATCCTTCCTCCATCTGTCAAGAATATATCTTTGTGGCAAAGTTGTCACTTTCTTTGTCCGTAACACGGAAAGTGAATGCCTACATAAGATGTCTCTTACTTCAAACAATGCACATGTGCACTTCACTTCCAATTCATCTTCATTGAAGTAAACAAGAAATGTTTTTTCTATTAAGTGGTCTCCAACGGCAACATATTCAATAACTTCAAACGTGGAAATTGCACCTTCACTTTTGAGATGGGAGTTATTACAGgacatcattttcacaaactgatcatgtacttctttgaacttcgcATTTGTGTAGACAACTTGAAACTGTTTCTCTAACTGCAAGGCGCTTATACACGAGATTGTGCGAttgaaagaatcaaaatcaGCACGTGTCTCACTCTCAACCATTCTCCTTAAAGCATTATcatattcatcaacaaattctttcaatgtgGTTCGGGAGTGCACgtaaccatcaaaaaatgcgttcatactttcacttcgcTGTGTAGTGTTCATTCCCGCCCAAAACGTATCTTTCATGTATGCCGGCACCCAAAATGTCTTCTCCCTATATAACCCATTCAACCATGCATTATCATGAAGATTATACTTCTCCAGTAGATCTTTCCAGTTTTCCTCATATTCTTCACATGTTTGAGAGTCATACAAACATTTATTTATGGCACTCTTAATGCcatcaaaattagcatgtgatccaaacttttcagggaattttttcataatgtgccacatacaatatctatgtCGACTTTCAGGGAAAACAATAgcaattgcatttttcatagctcTATCCTGGTCTGTTATAATTGCTTTAGGGGCTTGGCCATTCATGCACTCCAACCAACATttaaacaaccacacaaatgtGTCTGTATCCTCGCTTGAAATTAGTCCTGCCCCCAAAAGTATagattgaccatgatgattcactcctacaaaaggagcaaatggcatgtCATAGCTATTGGTCAAATACGTTGTGTCAAACGTAATAACATCCCCAAAGAAATCATACGCTGCCCTACTCCGTGCATCCGCCCAAAAAACATTTCGTAGCCTACAATCATCATCCATATCTATCATAAAGTAGAAGCCACTATTTTGCTTTTGCATTCTTCTGAAGTAATCACAAAGTGCTTGGGCACCCCCTTTACCAAGACGAAGTTCTTTTGCCTTGTTAATATAATTCCGACAATCCCTCTCTCCAAAAGAAAGACTCTCAAACCCCCCACTTTCAACAACTAAAGAATTGAAATTCTTACTCAGACGTATTCCTGCTCTATCATTTAGCTCAAGTCTTCTTTTTGCAGCATCATTAATTATCTTAttgcttctaaaaaatctcgCTTTACCCGGGCTTAACGAATGATTATGCGTCAGCTCAACTTTACTCAaaaaccacgttccatcacCACATAATCTCGCACAAATCCTGGCACCACACCCTGTTCTATTAGTTGTTGGAATTGGCTTCGCAACATCACTTGTAGCTCGCTCGTCACCTCCACGAGTACATATAAGCATTACGTAACTTTTTATACCCTTCGTTTTTCTCGAGGTTCTATGCGCTATACCAAACCCAACTTGCTTAGCATACCTCCTATAATAAGAGCAAACTTCTTCTAATGAACTAAAAGTCATTGATGACTTCggttcttcaattttctcatcatcctttaaCACCACGGGTAGGAccacattttcttccttatcACTCAACTCTTCATCTGAACTAAAAGTCATTAAATCCTTtggttcttcaactttctcatcATCCTTATCACTCAACTCTTCATCTGAAATAAACGTCGTTAAATCCttcggttcttcaactttttcacccacatctatccaaaaaagaataccaagtgtatttataaaaaaagcctagaataataataaagaaataaaaacaaaaaaaatcaaaaatctaaCCATTTTGATGGTCATCTTGATGGGTTAAAGCACCGTCAAATTGACCCTCGGTATCCAATCGTGAACTTGAAGAGTCCATTTTGGAAAATGCtatattaagaagaaaaaaaaatagtacttTTAAAGAGCCAAAGCAAAATTATCTTTAGTGCATGCATATAACAAGAAGTAACCATACCCCATgcatagaatatttaattaaaataaaatttgaattattaatataaagtttgaattcaaaattATTACTCTAATACTAccttaaataaatgaataatattaatataagcTTGGTGAACTTGAGCACACATATGAAAGATtattgatttgaattgtgaaAAGTAAGAGAAGTAAAAAGACAAGCTTATATTAACATAGTTTCTAAGGTATGGGTATAAGATCGATTTTGACAAGCACTACTAGTGATACTTGGTTCATCTTGATGAAGATTTGAGATGTGTGATGCTGGGGCTAGatttaatgaataaataaaaaatatattaacaataacaataacaggAATACAACTGATTATTATCAAACTGTAGAGAGTAATCTTAAGCCTACATGCATcttaatttgaaggaaaaatattatcaaattgTAGTCACCAGTCAAGATCGATGCATTCATATGGTGAAAAAGTATAACGAGgttccaatgttttgataagaAATTTTCGTGTATATATACGGGAGCTTGCTGatgattttaaattttcataagTCTGAACTTGGTCAATGGAGCATTTTATCAAGCACCTTGTGTGCAAtggaaaaacaacccaaaaattataataaagcaAAATGCAAAGCAAAACAACAAAGCTGCAAAACCATAGTTCACGTAgcagccaaaacaaaaaaagaacaaaaaaaccccaaatcaaaatttcaaacagaatgtagcagcaaaaaagaaaaaagaaaaaaaaaaaaatacctgcccGCCGGAGAGAAGATCTGCCGGAGACAGAGCTGGACTGGGATGAGATCTGCCGGACGATAGAGGACGCCGGACGCCGGACGCCGAGAGAGAACGGCGAAGAGAGGGAGcccgccggagagagagagagagagctggagaagtagaagaagaagctgGGTAAGAGAATAATATTCTACTTCTTCAATCCTATGGGTCGTTTTTCCATTGCACACAAGCTGGAGACCGAATCTGGGGGAGCGggcgccggagagagagagagctggatcTGCCGGAGCGGGAACGCCGGACGACGGATCTGTGGAGAGGATCTGCTGGAGCTGGAGAGGATCTGCCGGCGACGAGATTTGTGGAGAGGATCTGCCGGAGCTGGAGAGGATCTGCCGGCGACGGGATCTGCACggagagaaatttgagagagagagggactggGCAGTGGCTCGGTTGAgggaaattttgattttccctCTCTCGCATGTTTTCTTCTAGCCGCAggaaccaaaacacaaaaaaaaacaataaaatatgctTGCCACGTAGGACtgttgtgtgagagttgtgaGGCTTTTGTGTATAGATCATATCTCGGGCCGGTGTTCAAATGAAACACATTAAACTACGTACAGCACAGGGAAGAGAAAGATACATACTCACAAACCATGAAGATATCACACTCGCtcccccaaaaagaaaaagaaagataaatttttGCCACTTCATACTAAATTGCCCATGAACAGAATAAAGGACACTGCAGCATATATATACGAGttcaaagagagatttttttgacATAAATTTAGTTAGCGATTTAAATCTAATatgaaaagacagaaaataaTGTAACTAAATGCCAAATAttggatttaataaaaaaaaaatttgaaaaattcaacaatatatgaaaactaAGTATCCGGTTAATAACTGGTTTAAAATAACCGAATAACCGGCAATTAGTAAAAATTACAACCGGTCTACCGGTTGCGGTTATAAGCAAATAACCGCAATCGTAACCGGTTGTACATCCCTACCGCCTAAGGCAGTTCTTGAATTTTAGCAAGCGTAACCGCTCCActtaggcggttagcggttattaaaaTCTATAACCAACGgttgataaccactttttat
Protein-coding regions in this window:
- the LOC133860370 gene encoding protein FAR-RED IMPAIRED RESPONSE 1-like — its product is MDSSSSRLDTEGQFDGALTHQDDHQNVEEPKDLTTFISDEELSDKDDEKVEEPKDLMTFSSDEELSDKEENVVLPVVLKDDEKIEEPKSSMTFSSLEEVCSYYRRYAKQVGFGIAHRTSRKTKGIKSYVMLICTRGGDERATSDVAKPIPTTNRTGCGARICARLCGDGTWFLSKVELTHNHSLSPGKARFFRSNKIINDAAKRRLELNDRAGIRLSKNFNSLVVESGGFESLSFGERDCRNYINKAKELRLGKGGAQALCDYFRRMQKQNSGFYFMIDMDDDCRLRNVFWADARSRAAYDFFGDVITFDTTYLTNSYDMPFAPFVGVNHHGQSILLGAGLISSEDTDTFVWLFKCWLECMNGQAPKAIITDQDRAMKNAIAISAINKCLYDSQTCEEYEENWKDLLEKYNLHDNAWLNGLYREKTFWVPAYMKDTFWAGMNTTQRSESMNAFFDGYVHSRTTLKEFVDEYDNALRRMVESETRADFDSFNRTISCISALQLEKQFQVVYTNAKFKEVHDQFVKMMSCNNSHLKSEGAISTFEVIEYVAVGDHLIEKTFLVYFNEDELEVKCTCALFEVRDILCRHSLSVLRTKKVTTLPQRYILDRWRKDIKREYSKVKSSYDAIGDNPHAQIYDKVRNNFEELLSLASENTEERCMELMKKIDQIKELWRCENQASGIPATITSSGCQKVLSPHKVTCKGRPRTKRKVAVIETVVKKSNVSSKPPRDNNAKTKKRKNQVSDFFIFFIIDVHILLA